One window of the Eucalyptus grandis isolate ANBG69807.140 chromosome 8, ASM1654582v1, whole genome shotgun sequence genome contains the following:
- the LOC104456097 gene encoding glutathione transferase GST 23 — MANPKEVELLGLWVSPFVRRVEWALKLKGIAYDYIEEDLLNKSALLLRLNPVHQKVPVLVHGGRVVCESFLILEYIDETWKQSPLLPQDPYDRAMARFWASVAEGQLLRNAWIALCSEGEEKERAIEFATEALGHIEGVIEGKAFFGGEGIGYLDLAIGWVCHWLPVWDELGSMKICDPAKFPAMVAWTSRFVEHPVIKENLPPRDKMVVYFRNMRSQIMASKGHA, encoded by the exons ATGGCAAACCCAAAGGAAGTAGAGCTCCTAGGGCTCTGGGTCAGCCCCTTCGTGCGGAGGGTGGAGTGGGCATTAAAActcaagggcatagcctacgaCTACATCGAGGAAGACCTCCTCAACAAGAGCGCTCTGCTTCTGCGGCTCAACCCTGTTCACCAGAAAGTCCCTGTCCTCGTCCATGGAGGCAGAGTGGTCTGCGAGTCGTTCCTCATCCTCGAGTACATCGACGAGACGTGGAAGCAGAGCCCTCTGCTCCCTCAAGATCCTTACGACAGAGCCATGGCTCGATTCTGGGCTTCAGTTGCAGAAGGCCag CTTTTAAGGAATGCTTGGATTGCTCTGTGCTCTGagggagaggaaaaggaaagagccATAGAATTTGCCACTGAAGCTTTGGGGCACATTGAGGGAGTGATCGAAGGCAAGGCCTTCTTTGGTGGTGAGGGAATTGGGTACTTGGACCTTGCAATCGGTTGGGTCTGTCACTGGCTGCCCGTTTGGGACGAGCTCGGTTCAATGAAGATCTGTGACCCGGCAAAGTTCCCGGCCATGGTGGCATGGACCAGCAGGTTTGTTGAGCACCCTGTGATCAAGGAAAACTTGCCGCCAAGGGACAAGATGGTGGTCTATTTCCGCAACATGCGCAGCCAAATAATGGCTTCCAAGGGTCATGCCTAA